The Dissulfuribacter thermophilus nucleotide sequence TGTATAGTCAAGACCATATTCATGGTCATAAAATCTCAGATAGTCCTCTGAAACAGCCTTTGCGATTGCATAAGGACTCAAAGGCACAGGGTTATATGCCTCAGATGTTGGATACTCTTTTGCTTCACCGTAAATTGCCCCACCAGACGAGATAAAAATGATCTTTTGGACAGAATTTCTCCTGGCAGCCTCAAGCACATTCAAGAAACCATCGATATTTACCGAGGCATCAAATCTCGGATCTCTTACTGATTCAGGCACTGAGATCTGGGCAGCATGGTGGTTTATGACGTGTGGCCTCTTTTTTTCCACCAAACGTTGAAATTCGTCTGATCTTATATCCATGAGATAGAATTCTGCCCTAGGATTTAGGTTTTCCCATTTTCCTGAATAAAGGTTATCGACTACGATACAGTCGTGGCCCATCTCCACGTACGCATCCACGACATTGGAACCAATAAAACCCGCACCTCCAGTTACAAGGAT carries:
- a CDS encoding NAD-dependent epimerase/dehydratase family protein — encoded protein: MKILVTGGAGFIGSNVVDAYVEMGHDCIVVDNLYSGKWENLNPRAEFYLMDIRSDEFQRLVEKKRPHVINHHAAQISVPESVRDPRFDASVNIDGFLNVLEAARRNSVQKIIFISSGGAIYGEAKEYPTSEAYNPVPLSPYAIAKAVSEDYLRFYDHEYGLDYTVLRYANIYGPRQIPHGEAGVVAIFMDRLLNGKKCTIYHYEDDAEGMIRDYCFVGDVVEANILALNKGSRGRFNIGTGIETKTLWLYRAIFDVMDERLGLDKDLMEPEFAQARPGDLKKSCLNVKLAEKELGWKARHNLREGLMKTLDWRLEKE